A region from the Bos indicus isolate NIAB-ARS_2022 breed Sahiwal x Tharparkar chromosome 14, NIAB-ARS_B.indTharparkar_mat_pri_1.0, whole genome shotgun sequence genome encodes:
- the C14H8orf90 gene encoding LOW QUALITY PROTEIN: uncharacterized protein C8orf90 homolog (The sequence of the model RefSeq protein was modified relative to this genomic sequence to represent the inferred CDS: deleted 1 base in 1 codon) — protein sequence MASPCSGDPSPAGLPPCPVATPGETCGGGPAAPQEPPFPDIYGGDAQLWEAHFRGIGRAYRALGKEDDFAIRVLTEDFTLPFPFAWPPGPDPARGPLFYDPHDRTGFDFLLRGPGAPPPVLLRPLHSTAQAALRKRRLEQLALSYAHRALAPGPAWCCWRPCPPPRAAPSRGPRPPPPAGAPPGWKAASSMPQCCSPWSALIQGLRSSVVGGGTVMVLPGETLKGRCGLCSAWNDNEGGRADAGGSQPDEELPAQVRAAASALAQERGVGWPSGSLRSLAYALHPRPSCRDKTLRSPSFLCPMTRGSRDSASSTVLRPGGTCSEKEIAPRCPSA from the exons ATGGCTTCCCCCTGTTCCGGGGACCCCAGCCCGGCAGGTCTGCCCCCGTGTCCTGTAGCCACTCCAGGTGAGACATGTGGAGGGG GCCCCGCTGCGCCCCAGGAGCCTCCGTTCCCGGACATCTACGGCGGGGACGCGCAGCTGTGGGAGGCGCACTTCCGCGGCATCGGGCGCGCCTACCGCGCGCTGGGCAAGGAGGACGACTTCGCCATCCGCGTGCTCACCGAGGACTTCACGCTGCCCTTCCCGTTCGCCTGGCCGCCAGGGCCCGACCCGGCCCGCGGGCCGCTCTTCTACGACCCGCACGACCGCACGGGCTTCGACTTCCTGCTGCGGGGCCCAGGCGCGCCGCCCCCCGTGCTGCTGCGGCCCCTGCACAGCACGGCGCAGGCGGCGCTGCGCAAGCGGCGCCTGGAGCAGCTGGCGCTGAGCTACGCGCAC CGGGCGCTGGCCCCCGGCCCGGCCTGGTGCTGCTGGCGCCCGTGCCCGCCGCCGCGGGCAGCGCCTTCCCGGGGCCCGAGGCCGCCTCCCCCGGCGGGGGCGCCCCCCGGCTGG AAAGCTGCGTCCTCTATGCCCCAGTGCTGCAGCCCTTGGTCAGCGCTTATCCAGGGCCTCAGGTCCTCAGTGGTAGGTGGGGGCACGGTCATGGTGCTTCCGGGTGAGACGCtgaaggggag ATGCGGCCTGTGCTCAGCCTGGAATGACAATGAAGGGGGCCGGGCGGACGCTGGCGGGAGCCAGCCTGATGAAGAGCTCCCAGCCCAGGTCAGGGCCGCCGCCTCGGCCCTGGCTCAGGAGCGGGGCGTGGGCTGGCCGAGCGGCTCCCTGCGGTCCCTGGCGTACGCGCTTCACCCA AGGCCTTCCTGCCGGGACAAGACCCTCAGGagtccttccttcctctgccccATGACCCGTGGCTCCAGAGACAGTGCCTCCTCCACCGTCCTGCGTCCCGGAGGCACCTGCAGCGAGAAAGAAATCGCCCCTCGTTGCCCCAGTGCCTAA